Part of the Pseudomonas baltica genome is shown below.
TTGGCCAGCGAAGGGGTCGCCAGCCTGTCGATCTACGGCGTCGCGGAGCGCGCGCAGATACCGCCGTCATCGGTCTATCACTTTTTCGCCAGCGTGCCCGCGCTGCTCGAAGCGCTGACCGCCGATATCCACGCCGCCTTTCGCGCGTGCCTGCAGGCACCGATCGATCATCAGGCGCTGGGCACCTGGCGGGATCTGTCGCGAGTGGTGGAGCAGCGCATGCTGGTCATCTACAGCCAGGACTCTGCCGCACGGCAGTTGATCCTCGCGCAGCATGGACTCAGCGAGGTGATGCAGGCCGATCGGCAGCATGATCTGGAGCTGGGCGCCCTGATGCAGCAGCTGTTCGATCGTCATTTCGAACTGCCACGGCTCACCGACGAAGTCGACGTGTTCGCGCTGGCGATGGAGTTGGGGGACCGGGTG
Proteins encoded:
- a CDS encoding TetR/AcrR family transcriptional regulator gives rise to the protein MNRPATPRKPRARSQARIESILAAARALLASEGVASLSIYGVAERAQIPPSSVYHFFASVPALLEALTADIHAAFRACLQAPIDHQALGTWRDLSRVVEQRMLVIYSQDSAARQLILAQHGLSEVMQADRQHDLELGALMQQLFDRHFELPRLTDEVDVFALAMELGDRVYARSVQLHGEITPRMAEEGMRVFEAYLGLYLPPYLPKRA